A stretch of the Streptomyces venezuelae genome encodes the following:
- a CDS encoding maleylpyruvate isomerase family mycothiol-dependent enzyme, with protein MEISEYLKTLERDGELLAEAAERAGTSAPVPTCPGWRMADLLQHTGAVHRWATSYVAEGHAEPMPIPGGPEFTGAELLAWFREGHADLVRVLSEAPADVQCWSFLPTAPTPLGFWARRQAHETAIHRLDAESALGHGFGPVEPAFAEDGVDELLTGFHARGRSRVRTPEPRLLRIRAADTGAVWSVHLSAEPPRTVLDDAGRADCEVTAEAAWLYAALWNRIPLEGPAVTGDHALARLWNETSEI; from the coding sequence ATGGAGATCTCCGAGTACCTGAAGACGCTGGAGCGGGACGGCGAGCTGCTGGCCGAGGCGGCCGAGCGGGCGGGGACGTCGGCCCCGGTCCCGACCTGCCCGGGGTGGCGGATGGCCGATCTGCTGCAGCACACCGGGGCGGTCCACCGGTGGGCGACGAGCTATGTCGCCGAGGGGCATGCGGAACCGATGCCGATCCCGGGCGGGCCGGAGTTCACCGGGGCGGAGCTGCTGGCCTGGTTCCGGGAGGGGCATGCGGATCTGGTGCGGGTGCTGTCCGAAGCCCCGGCGGACGTACAGTGCTGGAGCTTCCTGCCCACCGCCCCCACCCCGCTGGGCTTCTGGGCGCGCCGGCAGGCGCATGAGACGGCGATCCACCGCCTGGACGCGGAATCGGCGCTGGGGCACGGATTCGGGCCGGTGGAACCGGCGTTCGCGGAGGACGGCGTGGACGAGCTGCTGACCGGCTTCCATGCGCGCGGCCGGAGCCGGGTACGGACGCCCGAGCCGCGGCTGCTGCGGATCCGGGCCGCCGACACGGGCGCGGTGTGGTCGGTGCACCTGTCGGCCGAGCCGCCGCGCACGGTCCTGGACGATGCGGGCCGGGCCGACTGCGAGGTGACCGCCGAGGCGGCCTGGCTGTACGCGGCACTGTGGAACCGGATCCCCCTGGAGGGGCCCGCGGTGACGGGCGACCACGCCCTGGCCCGGCTCTGGAACGAGACCTCGGAGATCTGA
- a CDS encoding geranylgeranyl reductase family protein, translating to MVVGAGPAGASAAHAAAVAGRRVLLLEKAELPRYKTCGGGIIGPSRDSLPPGFVLPLQDRVHAVTFSMNGRLARTRRSKHMLFGLVNRPEFDAGLVAAAEKAGARVRTGTAVARVEQHGPTVPDRRTVAVVLADGETVLARAVVGADGSASRIGAHVGVEMGQVDLGLEAEIPVPRTVAADWKGRVLIDWGPLPGSYGWVFPKGDTLTVGVISARGDGAATKRYLEDFIARLGLAGFEPAISSGHLTRCRTEASPLSRGRVLVAGDAAGLLEPWTREGISFALRSGRLAGEWAVRIAEAQDAVDARRQALNYAFAIKAGLGVEMAVGRRMLTAFEARPGLLHAVITGLRPAWRAFARITRGSTTLGELVRTYPLARKALQLLDGRQARAEQGARATVGREGPDQDGPEDTGREQEGRRQGPVSPTP from the coding sequence GTGGTGGTCGGGGCCGGTCCGGCCGGCGCCTCCGCGGCGCATGCGGCAGCCGTCGCCGGGCGGCGGGTGCTGCTGCTGGAGAAGGCCGAGCTGCCGCGTTACAAGACCTGCGGAGGAGGCATCATCGGCCCCTCGCGGGACTCGCTGCCGCCGGGGTTCGTGCTGCCCCTGCAGGACCGGGTGCATGCCGTCACCTTCTCCATGAACGGCAGGCTGGCCCGCACCCGCCGCTCCAAGCACATGCTGTTCGGACTGGTCAACCGGCCGGAGTTCGACGCCGGGCTGGTGGCGGCGGCCGAGAAGGCGGGTGCCCGGGTGCGGACGGGCACGGCGGTGGCCCGGGTCGAGCAGCACGGCCCGACCGTTCCCGACCGGCGTACGGTCGCGGTGGTCCTCGCGGACGGGGAGACCGTGCTGGCCCGGGCCGTGGTCGGTGCGGACGGCAGCGCGAGCCGGATCGGCGCCCATGTCGGGGTGGAGATGGGCCAGGTGGACCTCGGCCTGGAGGCGGAAATCCCGGTTCCGCGGACGGTGGCCGCGGACTGGAAGGGCCGGGTCCTCATCGACTGGGGCCCGCTGCCCGGCAGTTACGGATGGGTCTTCCCCAAGGGCGACACCCTCACGGTGGGGGTCATCTCGGCGCGCGGGGACGGCGCCGCGACCAAGCGCTATCTGGAGGACTTCATCGCCCGGCTGGGGCTGGCGGGGTTCGAGCCCGCCATCTCCTCGGGGCATCTGACCCGCTGCCGGACGGAGGCTTCGCCGCTTTCGCGCGGCCGGGTCCTGGTCGCGGGAGACGCGGCGGGGCTGCTGGAGCCGTGGACCCGGGAGGGCATCTCCTTCGCGCTGCGCTCCGGGCGGCTGGCGGGGGAGTGGGCCGTACGGATCGCCGAGGCGCAGGATGCGGTGGACGCCCGGCGGCAGGCCCTGAACTACGCCTTCGCGATCAAGGCCGGGCTGGGTGTGGAGATGGCGGTCGGGCGGCGGATGCTGACCGCCTTCGAGGCCCGGCCGGGGCTGTTGCACGCGGTGATCACCGGTCTGCGGCCGGCCTGGCGGGCCTTCGCCCGGATCACCCGGGGCTCCACCACGCTGGGCGAGCTGGTGCGCACGTACCCGCTGGCCCGCAAGGCGCTCCAGCTGCTGGACGGACGGCAGGCGCGCGCGGAGCAGGGCGCCCGGGCCACGGTGGGCCGGGAGGGGCCTGACCAGGACGGACCCGAGGACACGGGGCGGGAGCAGGAAGGGCGGCGGCAGGGGCCGGTCAGTCCGACACCGTGA
- a CDS encoding nitroreductase/quinone reductase family protein codes for MTAGSPNSSHSSHSPHYYAKANRFDLGLNSLIGKLARLGISLAGSAELSVRGRSSGTMQRIPVNPYVHSGARYLVSARGHSQWVRNMRVAGGGELRVGRKVRTFTAVELTDPAEKAVVLRGYLKKWGWEVNRFFKGVTADSSDADLLAATPDHPVFRITVSD; via the coding sequence ATGACTGCCGGCAGCCCGAACAGTTCGCACAGCTCGCACAGCCCGCACTACTACGCCAAGGCCAACCGGTTCGACCTCGGCCTCAACTCCCTCATCGGCAAGCTGGCCCGGCTCGGGATCAGCCTGGCCGGCAGCGCCGAGCTCTCCGTACGCGGCCGGTCCTCCGGGACCATGCAGCGCATCCCGGTCAACCCCTACGTCCACTCCGGCGCCCGGTACCTGGTCTCGGCGCGCGGCCACTCCCAGTGGGTCCGGAACATGCGGGTCGCCGGCGGCGGTGAGCTGCGGGTGGGCCGCAAGGTCCGCACCTTCACCGCCGTCGAGCTGACCGACCCCGCCGAGAAGGCCGTCGTCCTGCGCGGCTATCTGAAGAAGTGGGGCTGGGAGGTCAACCGGTTCTTCAAGGGGGTGACCGCGGACTCCTCCGACGCGGACCTGCTCGCCGCCACCCCCGACCACCCGGTCTTCCGCATCACGGTGTCGGACTGA
- a CDS encoding DUF6332 family protein yields MGRRSQADRDAITVEIGYAVFSGAFAAALVFGAVAGPALLFELPHRLERVLTTAGGVLAAAVFALRAAHLLWRFARWPENDGG; encoded by the coding sequence ATGGGGCGCCGGAGCCAGGCCGACCGGGACGCCATCACCGTCGAGATCGGCTACGCCGTGTTCAGCGGGGCGTTTGCGGCGGCACTGGTGTTCGGCGCGGTGGCGGGGCCGGCGTTGCTGTTCGAGCTGCCGCACCGGTTGGAGCGGGTCCTGACGACGGCCGGCGGCGTCCTGGCGGCGGCGGTGTTCGCCCTGCGCGCCGCCCACCTGCTGTGGCGCTTCGCCCGCTGGCCGGAGAACGACGGCGGGTAG
- a CDS encoding NUDIX hydrolase, with the protein MIVWINGAFGAGKTSTARELTGIVPDSVLYDPALIGDALRALLPRKRLDEVADHQDLPSWRRLVVETAAALFAEVGGVLVVPMTLLRQEHRDEIFGALAARRIPVRHVLLAPAETILHERIARREEAGRSDRNGRNGQTDRTGRAADGPDRHLAPYREALDWLTADAYVVDNSTLTPRQTALRIAEAIRTDTAAVCEIVQTPEPTRETVAAGVLLFDAQDRVLLVDPTYKPDWEFPGGVVEAGEPPARAGVREVEEELGVALDRAPGLLVIDWEPPKHPAYGGLRFLFDGGRLPDRAIAALRLPGPELREWRFVTEEEAAGLLPPERYARLHWALRARERGTVLNLESSTPVP; encoded by the coding sequence GTGATTGTCTGGATCAACGGCGCCTTCGGCGCCGGGAAGACCAGCACGGCTCGCGAACTGACCGGAATCGTCCCGGACAGCGTCCTGTACGACCCCGCGCTGATCGGCGACGCACTGCGCGCGCTGCTGCCGCGCAAACGGCTCGACGAGGTGGCGGACCATCAGGACCTGCCCAGTTGGCGGCGGCTCGTGGTGGAGACGGCGGCGGCGTTGTTCGCGGAGGTCGGCGGGGTGCTGGTGGTCCCGATGACCCTGCTGCGGCAGGAGCACCGCGACGAGATCTTCGGCGCGCTGGCGGCCCGGCGGATACCGGTCCGGCATGTGCTGCTCGCCCCGGCGGAAACGATCCTGCATGAGCGGATCGCCCGCCGTGAGGAGGCCGGCCGGAGCGACCGGAACGGCCGGAACGGCCAGACCGACCGGACAGGGCGGGCGGCCGACGGGCCCGACAGGCACCTGGCGCCGTACCGGGAGGCCCTGGACTGGCTCACCGCCGATGCGTACGTGGTCGACAACAGCACCCTCACCCCCCGGCAGACGGCCCTGCGGATCGCCGAGGCGATCCGCACGGACACCGCCGCCGTCTGCGAGATCGTGCAGACCCCGGAACCCACCCGCGAGACGGTGGCGGCCGGGGTGCTGCTCTTCGACGCACAGGACCGGGTGCTGCTCGTCGATCCCACGTACAAGCCGGACTGGGAGTTCCCCGGCGGAGTCGTCGAGGCCGGCGAGCCCCCCGCCCGGGCCGGGGTCCGCGAGGTCGAGGAGGAACTCGGCGTCGCACTGGACCGCGCGCCCGGACTCCTCGTGATCGACTGGGAACCGCCGAAGCATCCTGCGTACGGGGGCCTGCGCTTCCTCTTCGACGGTGGACGGCTCCCGGACCGGGCGATCGCCGCCCTCCGGCTGCCCGGGCCGGAGCTGCGGGAATGGCGCTTCGTGACCGAGGAGGAGGCGGCCGGACTGCTGCCGCCCGAGCGCTACGCCCGGCTGCACTGGGCCCTGCGGGCCCGGGAACGGGGCACGGTGCTCAATCTGGAGTCGAGCACCCCCGTTCCCTGA
- a CDS encoding dipeptidase, translated as MSPNPIAETIASLMPRAKSELTELVAFQSVADWAQFPKSESEGAANWVADALRAEGFQDVALLDTPDDTQSVYGFLPGPAGAPTVLLYAHYDVQPPLDDAAWISPAFELTERDGRWYGRGAADCKGGFIMHLLALRALKANGGVPVNIKVIVEGSEEQGTGGLQQYALAHPELLTADTIVIGDAGNFRLGLPTVTATLRGMCLLRVEIDTLGGNLHSGMFGGAAPDALAALIRLLDSLRAADGSTTVDGLASDAVWEGLQYPEADFRADAKVLDGVELIGAGSIADRLWSRPAVTVLGIDCPPVVGATPSVHASAGALISLRVPPGVDTSEAIKLLEAHLVAHTPWQARLEVEVVGQGQPFKADTDSPAYASMRAALEAAYPGQEMQISGMGGSIPLCNTLTSLYPQAEMLLIGLSEPEAQIHAVNESVSPEELERLSVAEALFLVNYAESSRR; from the coding sequence ATGTCGCCCAACCCGATCGCCGAGACCATCGCCTCGCTGATGCCCCGTGCCAAGTCGGAGCTGACGGAGCTGGTGGCCTTCCAGTCGGTGGCGGACTGGGCCCAGTTCCCGAAGAGCGAGAGCGAGGGCGCGGCGAACTGGGTGGCGGACGCGCTGCGCGCCGAGGGCTTCCAGGACGTGGCCCTGCTCGACACCCCGGACGACACCCAGTCCGTGTACGGTTTCCTGCCCGGACCGGCCGGGGCGCCGACCGTCCTGCTCTACGCGCACTACGACGTGCAGCCGCCGCTGGACGATGCCGCCTGGATCTCCCCGGCCTTCGAGCTGACCGAGCGGGACGGCCGCTGGTACGGCCGCGGCGCCGCGGACTGCAAGGGCGGGTTCATCATGCACCTGCTGGCGCTGCGGGCCCTGAAGGCCAACGGCGGGGTGCCGGTGAACATCAAGGTGATCGTGGAGGGTTCGGAGGAGCAGGGCACCGGCGGCCTCCAGCAGTACGCGCTGGCCCACCCGGAGCTGCTGACCGCCGACACCATCGTCATCGGCGACGCCGGCAACTTCCGTCTCGGCCTGCCCACGGTCACCGCGACCCTGCGCGGGATGTGCCTGCTGCGGGTGGAGATCGACACCCTGGGCGGGAACCTGCACTCCGGCATGTTCGGCGGGGCCGCCCCGGACGCGCTGGCCGCGCTGATCCGGCTACTGGACTCGCTGCGCGCGGCGGACGGTTCGACCACCGTGGACGGGCTCGCCTCGGATGCGGTCTGGGAGGGGCTCCAGTACCCGGAGGCCGACTTCCGGGCCGACGCGAAGGTGCTGGACGGGGTCGAGCTGATCGGCGCGGGCTCGATCGCGGACCGGCTGTGGTCCCGTCCCGCGGTCACCGTCCTGGGCATCGACTGCCCGCCGGTGGTCGGCGCCACCCCGTCGGTGCACGCGAGCGCGGGCGCGCTGATCAGCCTGCGGGTGCCGCCGGGCGTGGACACCTCGGAGGCCATCAAGCTGCTGGAGGCGCACCTGGTGGCGCACACCCCGTGGCAGGCGCGGCTGGAGGTGGAGGTGGTCGGCCAGGGGCAGCCGTTCAAGGCGGACACCGACAGCCCGGCGTACGCGTCGATGCGGGCCGCGCTGGAAGCCGCGTACCCGGGGCAGGAGATGCAGATCAGCGGGATGGGCGGATCAATTCCGCTGTGCAACACGCTGACCTCGCTCTACCCGCAGGCGGAGATGCTGCTGATCGGGCTGAGCGAGCCGGAGGCGCAGATCCACGCGGTGAACGAGAGCGTGTCGCCGGAGGAACTGGAGCGGCTGTCGGTGGCGGAGGCCCTGTTCCTCGTCAACTACGCGGAATCCAGCCGCCGGTAG
- a CDS encoding TetR/AcrR family transcriptional regulator — translation MNTVRGARERARIEVTAAIKDEARRRLADEGAAKLSLRAVARELGMVSSALYRYFPSRDDLLTALIIDAYDSVGAAAEAALADTAGAAPRDRWTAVCASVRTWALAHPHEYALIYGSPVPGYSAPQDTVGPASRVANTLIAILREAHAGPGLALPPLPGELRAEATRMTETFAHGLPPQVTAALVAACAQLVGLISFELFGQFQGVVAPSERDRFFTHNTTRLAHEVGLPAVPAP, via the coding sequence ATGAACACCGTGCGAGGCGCCCGGGAACGGGCCCGAATCGAGGTCACCGCAGCCATCAAGGACGAGGCGCGCCGTCGGCTGGCCGACGAGGGAGCCGCGAAACTGTCGCTGCGCGCGGTCGCCCGCGAGCTCGGCATGGTCTCCTCGGCCCTGTACCGCTACTTCCCCAGCCGGGACGACCTGCTCACCGCCCTGATCATCGATGCGTACGACAGCGTCGGCGCGGCGGCCGAGGCCGCCCTGGCCGACACCGCGGGGGCGGCCCCCCGCGACCGCTGGACCGCCGTGTGCGCGTCCGTCCGCACCTGGGCGCTGGCCCACCCGCACGAGTACGCCCTCATCTACGGCTCTCCGGTCCCCGGCTACAGCGCCCCTCAGGACACGGTCGGCCCGGCCTCCCGGGTCGCCAACACCCTCATCGCCATCCTCCGCGAGGCCCACGCCGGCCCCGGCCTCGCCCTGCCGCCCCTGCCCGGAGAACTCCGCGCCGAAGCCACCCGGATGACCGAGACCTTCGCCCACGGCCTGCCGCCCCAGGTGACGGCGGCCCTGGTGGCGGCCTGCGCCCAGCTCGTCGGCCTGATCTCCTTCGAACTGTTCGGCCAGTTCCAGGGCGTGGTCGCACCATCGGAACGCGACCGCTTCTTCACCCACAACACGACCCGCCTCGCCCACGAGGTGGGCCTCCCGGCCGTACCGGCACCCTGA
- a CDS encoding LacI family DNA-binding transcriptional regulator yields MKDVAARAGVGLKTVSRVVNGEPGVTPDTERRVQEAIDALGFRRNDSARVLRKGRTATVGLVLEDLADPFYGPLNRAVEEVARAHGALLINGSSAEDPDRERELALALCARRVDGLIVIPAGEDHRYLEPEIRAGVATVFVDRPAGRIDADVVLSDSFGGAREGVAHLIAHGHRRIGFIGDHPRIHTATERLRGYRAAMAGAGLPVDESWVALGSTAADRVSAAAVAMLAGPDPVTAVFAGNNRVTVTLVRVLAAAGRPVALVGFDDFELADLLRPGVTVVAQDAAALGRVATDRLFRRLSGASLPPERIELPTRLIPRGSGELPPVV; encoded by the coding sequence ATGAAGGACGTGGCGGCCCGCGCCGGGGTGGGCCTGAAGACGGTGTCCCGGGTGGTGAACGGCGAGCCGGGGGTGACCCCGGACACCGAGCGGCGCGTCCAAGAGGCCATCGACGCCCTCGGGTTCCGCCGCAACGACAGCGCGCGGGTGCTGCGCAAAGGGCGGACCGCCACCGTCGGCCTGGTCCTGGAGGACCTCGCGGACCCCTTCTACGGCCCGCTGAACCGGGCCGTGGAAGAGGTCGCGCGGGCGCACGGCGCGCTCCTGATCAACGGCTCCAGCGCCGAGGACCCGGACCGGGAAAGGGAGTTGGCCCTGGCGCTGTGCGCGCGCCGGGTGGACGGCCTGATCGTGATCCCGGCCGGCGAGGACCACCGCTATCTGGAACCGGAGATCCGGGCCGGGGTGGCCACCGTGTTCGTGGACCGCCCGGCGGGCCGGATCGACGCGGACGTGGTGCTTTCGGACAGCTTCGGCGGCGCCCGCGAGGGGGTGGCCCATCTGATCGCCCACGGCCACCGCCGGATCGGCTTCATCGGCGACCACCCCCGCATCCACACCGCCACCGAACGGCTGCGCGGCTACCGCGCGGCCATGGCCGGGGCCGGCCTGCCGGTGGACGAGTCCTGGGTCGCGCTCGGCTCCACCGCCGCCGACCGGGTCTCGGCGGCGGCGGTGGCCATGCTGGCCGGGCCGGACCCGGTGACCGCGGTGTTCGCGGGCAACAACCGGGTGACGGTGACGCTGGTCCGGGTGCTGGCCGCCGCCGGCCGGCCGGTCGCCCTCGTCGGCTTCGACGACTTCGAACTGGCCGACCTGCTGCGGCCGGGGGTCACCGTGGTCGCCCAGGACGCGGCGGCCCTGGGCCGGGTGGCCACGGACCGCCTCTTCCGCCGCCTGTCGGGCGCATCGCTGCCTCCCGAACGCATCGAACTCCCCACCCGGTTGATCCCCCGCGGCTCGGGCGAACTGCCGCCGGTGGTCTAA
- a CDS encoding MBL fold metallo-hydrolase — protein MDLVEVLPDRLHMLRFPIGQAYLWQDSGALTLIDSGNVGSAAAIEEAIRSLGLRPERLERIVLTHCHRDHIGAAGELAARWNAEVLAHRLDAPVIRGEAPVPEPVLLDWEVPLYAHGLTVPEAPPTRVDRELEDGEELPFGDGAYVVHAPGHTEGSIAVHLPAHGVLFTGDCVAGVGQVMLGVFNVDRARAVDTFRRLAALAPSVACFGHGDPLTSETAATLKAASDATV, from the coding sequence ATGGATCTTGTAGAAGTGCTCCCGGACCGGCTCCACATGCTCCGCTTCCCGATCGGCCAGGCCTATCTCTGGCAGGACTCGGGGGCGCTGACCCTGATCGACTCCGGCAACGTCGGATCGGCCGCCGCCATCGAGGAGGCGATACGTTCCCTCGGCCTGCGGCCCGAGCGGCTGGAGCGGATCGTGCTGACCCACTGCCACCGCGACCACATCGGTGCGGCGGGCGAACTCGCGGCCCGCTGGAACGCCGAGGTGCTGGCGCACCGTCTGGACGCGCCCGTCATCCGGGGCGAGGCCCCGGTCCCCGAACCGGTCCTACTGGACTGGGAGGTCCCGCTGTACGCGCACGGTCTGACGGTGCCGGAGGCCCCGCCGACCCGGGTGGACCGCGAGCTGGAGGACGGCGAGGAACTCCCCTTCGGGGACGGCGCGTACGTGGTCCACGCGCCCGGCCACACCGAGGGCAGCATCGCCGTCCACCTGCCGGCGCACGGGGTGCTGTTCACCGGCGACTGTGTGGCGGGGGTGGGCCAGGTGATGCTGGGCGTCTTCAACGTCGACCGCGCCCGGGCCGTGGACACCTTCCGCCGCCTGGCCGCTCTGGCCCCCTCGGTGGCCTGCTTCGGCCATGGCGACCCGCTGACCTCGGAGACCGCCGCCACGCTGAAGGCGGCCTCCGACGCCACGGTGTGA